The following are from one region of the Capsicum annuum cultivar UCD-10X-F1 chromosome 1, UCD10Xv1.1, whole genome shotgun sequence genome:
- the LOC107843618 gene encoding protein NUCLEAR FUSION DEFECTIVE 4 — protein sequence MEQSRRWMMLIASTWIQAFTGTNFDFSSYSSELKSVLGISQVQLNYLSMASDLGKAFGWCSGVSLMYFPLWVVLFIAAFMGLVGYGLQWLLIQKIIILPYFLVFLLCVLAGCSICWFNTVCYVLCIKHFPANRPFALSLSISFNGASAALYNLIANAINSEDDTLYLLLNGLVPLVASVAALPILLLPHSQTLHADSVHREHLNFRCLTILAVFTGLYLLILNSVSYSAETASILLAGALFLLVLPVIAPVVICAEEWSQLFHPNYMSLDDNDDLGLHDEMICKEASSINVWMENFHGSKEKESWTSSFLLRDRLLLLGEEHSANLLMRRLDFWLYYLAYFCGGTIVLVYSNNLGQISESLGYRSDISFLVALYSATSFFGRLLSTAPDFLRDKMYYARTGWLAFALIPTPLAFFLLVLSGSKAALGAATALVGLSSGFVFSAAVSITSELFGPNSAGVNHNILITNIPLGSLLYGLLAALVYEANLGKSNQLLELDGSKVCMGRNCYIQTFMWWGCISLLGVASSFLLFLRTKAAYDSQERNRNWMRFI from the exons ATGGAGCAATCAAGAAGATGGATGATGTTGATAGCAAGCACATGGATTCAAGCATTTACAGGGACAAATTTTGACTTCTCATCCTATTCTTCTGAATTGAAATCTGTTCTTGGAATTTCACAAGTGCAGCTCAATTATTTGTCTATGGCTTCTGATTTGGGTAAAGCATTTGGTTGGTGTTCTGGGGTTTCTCTTATGTATTTCCCATTATGGGTTGTTCTTTTCATTGCTGCTTTCATGGGACTTGTTGGTTATGGCCTTCAATGGCTTCTCATTCAGAAAATCATCATTTTACCTTATTTCTTG GTATTTCTGTTGTGTGTGCTGGCTGGCTGCAGTATCTGCTGGTTTAATACAGTATGCTATGTGTTGTGCATCAAACATTTCCCGGCAAATAGGCCATTTGCATTGTCCCTCAGCATAAGTTTCAATGGTGCAAGTGCAGCCCTGTACAACCTCATTGCCAATGCCATTAACTCCGAAGATGACACTCTATACCTTCTTCTTAATGGCCTAGTGCCCCTTGTCGCATCAGTTGCAGCTCTTCCAATCCTCCTGCTACCTCATTCTCAGACCCTTCACGCTGATTCTGTTCACAGAGAACATCTCAATTTCCGCTGCCTAACCATACTAGCAGTTTTTACTGGCCTTTATCTCTTAATCCTGAACTCAGTCTCATATAGTGCAGAGACAGCTAGCATTCTCTTGGCTGGTGCATTGTTCTTGCTGGTCCTACCGGTGATTGCACCAGTGGTTATCTGCGCAGAAGAGTGGTCTCAACTGTTCCATCCTAATTACATGTCCCTTGATGACAATGATGATCTTGGATTGCATGACGAGATGATTTGCAAAGAGGCTTCAAGTATAAATGTTTGGATGGAAAATTTTCATGGTTCAAAAGAGAAGGAAAGCTGGACCAGCAGTTTTCTGTTGAGAGATCGTTTGCTGTTGCTTGGAGAAGAACATTCAGCAAATCTGCTCATGCGTAGGTTGGATTTCTGGCTGTATTACCTTGCATATTTCTGTGGGGGGACAATTGTACTCGTTTACAGCAATAATCTAGGCCAAATTTCAGAGTCACTAGGATATAGATCAGACATTAGCTTTCTCGTTGCACTCTATTCTGCAACTTCTTTCTTCGGGCGCCTGCTTTCAACTGCCCCAGATTTTCTACGCGA CAAGATGTACTATGCAAGGACCGGATGGCTTGCATTTGCTCTGATTCCAACCCCACTGGCTTTCTTTCTGCTTGTTTTATCAGGAAGCAAAGCTGCATTGGGTGCTGCCACAGCATTAGTTGGGTTGAGTTCTGGTTTTGTATTTTCAGCAGCAGTGTCAATAACCTCTGAGCTGTTTGGCCCCAACAGTGCAGGAGTCAATCACAACATTCTTATCACCAACATCCCTCTGGGATCACTACTCTATGGACTTCTTGCAGCTCTAGTCTATGAAGCAAACCTAGGAAAATCAAATCAATTGCTTGAATTGGATGGATCAAAGGTTTGCATGGGTAGGAACTGTTATATTCAGACATTTATGTGGTGGGGATGCATCTCTTTATTGGGAGTAGCATCTAGTTTTCTGCTTTTCCTAAGAACTAAAGCTGCCTATGACAGCCAGGAAAGGAACCGAAATTGGATGAGGTTTATCTGA